From Roseateles sp. SL47:
GCGGGTGTCCTCAGTGATCTCGCCGGCATCATTGAGCGGCACATTGAGGTCGGCGCGGATGAACACGCGCTGGTTGGCAACCTTGCCAGCACTGACCAGGTCGGCGAAACGCAAGACATTCATGATGAATCGACTGAAGTTGTGGGAAATCTGTTGCGGTTGGCAAGCAGCCGCAGTGATCGGGCGAAGCTTACCAAGAGCGGACCGTCACCACCCCAGACCGATGCGCAAGGCAAGCATCACCACCGTGCCGCTGACAATGGTGCCCAGAATGCCGCGCTTCCAGAAGAAATAAGCCGTACCGGCGGCCACCGCGTAGAGGCGCGCGTCCTTCCAGGTGGAGATCAGCTCGCCCTGGGTCATGACGATCTCCGGCACGATAACCGCCGCCAGTGCGGCCAATGGCGCATAACGCAGGCCATCGCGCAGCCAGCCCGGCATCGGCACCTCACGCTCGGGAATGAGGAAGAACGCCCGGGTGAGGACCGTGATCAAGGCCATGCCGGCAATGCCCAGCACCGTTTCCCAACCGCTCATGCCTGGCCTCCATGGCCTGCGTTGCGGGAAGTGCCCGGTGGCCAGCGCTCCATCATCAAGCCGGCAGCCACAGCCGCCGCAATCGCCACGAGGATGTTCAGGCGCAGCGGCAAGCCGTACGCCGCCACCGCCGCACACGCCGCCACGGCCGCAGAGACCCAGGTGGTGCGGTTGCCCAGCAGCGAATAACTCAAGCCCAGCAGGGCGAGCACACCGGCAAAACCGAGGCCCCAGTGGGTCGGGATGCGGTCAGCCAGGAAGATGCCCGCAATGGCCGGCACCTGCCAGGCACACCAGTTGATGGCCACGCCGCCCCAGAAGTAAGGGACCTGCCGCTCCGGGTCGGACGTCATGTCCGGAAAGCGCTTGAGAAAGGCAACGTAGTTGAGGTCGGCCGCAAAGTACGCCATCCAGAGGCGTTGCCCCCGCGGCAGAGGGGCCAGGTAGTGACGCCACTGGGTGCTGAAGATCACAAAGCGCAGGTTCACGCAGAAGGACGTGGCCCAAAGCACCCACAGCGGCGCACCGCTGGCAATCAATGGGAGGGACGCCAGCTGGGAACTGCCGGCAAACACCACCAGGCTCATGAACAGCGCCATCCAGACGCTCAGCCCGCTCTTGACCATGGCCACCCCCGTCACCAGGCCCCAGGCGGAAATGCCCAGCGTGATGCCCAGCATGTCCTTGGCACCTTGCCGGAATTCGGGATGGCGCCAATGCGCGGGGAGGAGTTCGGCCATGGCCGGATTGTCGGCGCTCCACTGTCCCAGGTGTCGCCCCTCGCCCACGTTCAGCCTGGAGCGGGTCCGGCATTCGCCCGGCATCGGCATGCCGCCGGGTCTTGCGGCTGGGCGGGGTGCGCCCGGTTGAATGGGCGCTGATGAAGGCACCCGGAATGAGGTGGGCCGCCCCGTCAGTCCTTCAGGCGACGCACGCTCCCGGAGCCCGCGTTGGACAGGCTGATCTCAGGGCTCCCGACATAACCGACATCCCCGGAGCCGGCGATGCTCACATCCAGTCGGCGGCGCGCCTGCACCGTCACATCGCCGCTGCCGGCAATGCTGACCTTGGCGTCATCCACGGCCAGTTCGCGTGCCTTGACATCACCGCTGCCGGTCACGCTGACGCCCAGGGCGCCCGCCTTGCCGTTGGCGACGATGTCGCCGCTGCCGGACACCCGCAGCCCGACACGGTCGGCTTCCACGCCGGAGAGGCGGATGTCACCGCTGCCCGCGATGCTGGCGTCCAGCGTGCCGCTGACCTTCATGTTCTCCACCCGGATCTCACCCGAGCCGCTGATGGAGACCCCCCGCAGTTGCCGCAGTTCCAGCGTGATCACCGGCGTGCTGCTGCTGTTGAGCTGGTAGCCCCGCTTGGAGGAGATCTCCAGCGTGCGGCCCTGCCGGCCCTCCACCACCCGGGTCTCCAGGTAGGGCTGGAGATTGCTGTCGGTGCGCACTTCCACCTTGTCGGTGTCAGCCTGGCGCACCACCACCCTGAAACTGCTGCTCAGTGCCACGGCCTCGAAGCTGCCGGTGTCCCGCTTTTCCGAGGTGACCGTCCCGTTGCCTTCCACCCGCTGGGACCCGCCAAAGGTCCAGGACCAGGCGTGCGCAGAACCGGCCGCCGCGAGTCCAAGCAGCGTGAAAGCGACAAAGCGGCGGGTGGAGCGGCCTGTGTAGCGGCGGGCGGTCTTGTTCATGGATGCAATCTCCTGGGATTCGGAATGATCGCATCATCGGCCTGCCCCCCGGGAGGGCGCCAGCACGGGGTGACGAACTGCATCCAGACCGGGACGATCTGCAGCAGCACGGGCATGAAGCTGCCGCAGTGGCGGTGGCGGCCTCAGCCGGCGTTCTTGCCCTTGCCGGCCTTGTCGGATTTATCGGCCTTCTCCGTCTTGTCGGCCTTGTCAGACTTGCTGCCCTTGGCCGACTCTTCGGCATCCCCCGCGTCCGCCGACGCGTCCGCCGGCTTGCTGGCGGCGCCATGGGCCACCACCGGGCGGGTGCCTTCCAGCTTGTTCTCGCGCATGTATTCGTCCATCTCGCGCCAGCCGTCATACACCGCCGCCTTCTGGGCCTTGGGGTTGAGGGCATAACAGTCTTCGATGGCCCGCATGGCATTGCGGCAGGCGCCGCCAATGGCTTTGCCCTCGGCTTCCTTGGCCGCCGCCACCTTGGCCGGGTCTTCAATGCCCAACTGGTCACAGCCGGACATCAGCAGCAGCCCCGCCACGGCCGCCGGCATCAGCGCCAGGCGCAGCCCCCGCCCGCAAGCAGAGGCAGCAACGGAAACGGGCCCCACAAAGGGGCCCGCAAGGTCCGCCGCCGCCTGCGGGCGGCGAGCGGAGGACAGGAGGGACGCACAGAGCTTCATCATCTCGATATCGGCCGGCCGTGACGCCGCTTGAGCTGGAGTTACCGGCGCACCATCGCCATCAGGCGCGCAATGCGCTCTTCGGTGGCCGGGTGCGTGCTGAACAGGCCTCGCAGCCCACCGCCAGAGAGCGGGTTCATGATCATCATCTGGGCCGTTTCCGGATGGCGCTCGGTGGCTTCCAGAGGAATGCCCTGAGCATAGCGGTGGATCTTGTCCAGCGCCGAGGCCAGGGCCTGCGGGTCGCCGGAGATTTCCGCACCGCCACGGTCGGCTTCGAATTCACGGGCACGGCTGATGGCCATCTGGATGAGGCCAGCCGCGATCGGTGCCAGGATGGCCACCAGCAGGCCCACCAGCGGATTGGACGGACGACCTTCACTGTCACGACCGCTGAAAAACACCGCAAAGTTGGCCAGCGCAGAAATCGCACCCGCCATGGTGGCGCTGATGGTGGAAATCAGGATGTCCCGGTGCTTCACGTGCGCCAGCTCGTGCGCCATGACACCGCGCAGCTCCCGCTCACTGAGCACCCGCAGGATGCCGGTGGTGGCGGCCACCGCCGCATGCTCCGGGTTGCGGCCGGTGGCAAAGGCGTTGGGGGCGTCTTCCTGGATGAGGTACACACGCGGCATGGGCAGCTGCGCCCGCTGGGCCAGCTCACGCACCATGCGGTAGAACTGCGGCGCACTCGCCTCGTCCACCTCCTGCGCGTTGTACATCTTCAGCACCATCTTGTCCGAGAACCAGTAGCTGAAGAAATTCATGGCCAGCGCAAACACCAGCGCAATCACCATGCCCTGCTGACCTCCAATGACGGACCCGATCACCACAAACAGGGCGGTGATGGCGGCCATCAGGATGGCTGTCTTCATCAGGTTGAACATGGCTGGTCTCCTCGATCCTCGCAAAAAGGGCTGAATGGCAAACGGTCAAACGTCAAACGTCAAACGTCAAACGTCAAACGGCACACGGTCGAACCGACACGTGGACATGTGGACAGTACACCGTCCTGAGGAACCATGTGGCGGCGCGGGCCGCAGGTTCAAGTCGAAATCCCCTGCGGACAGGTGCGGAAGGACCGATGCTGGCGCGGCGTTCAGCTCAGCCGTTCGCCAGGCCGCAGCGGCCGGGACTGCAGGAAGGCCGCCGCCGGCAGGCGCTTGCCACCGGCACGTTGCAGTTCCAGCAGGCGAACAGCGCCTTGACCACAGGCCACCACCGGGCCCTCGGCGGTGACCGACAGGATGTCGCCGGGCTGGGTGGAGGCCGGCAGGGCGTCCACCGATGCGACCACTTCCGCACGCCAGATCTTCAGCGACTCTTCGTCCAGTTGGGCCACACCACCCGGGAAGGGATCAAAGGCCCGCAGACGGCGCGCGATCTGGCTGGCGTCATCGGTCCATCGAATCTGGCTTTCGGCCTTGTCGATCTTGTGCGCGTAGGTGACACCCGCCTCCGGTTGGCGGCGGGGTTGCAGACGACCGGTGGCCGCCTGGGCCAGCGCCGTGAGGATCAATCGTCCCCCCATGGCCGCCAGACGGTCATGCAGGCGGGCGGTGGTGTCGTCCGCCGCAATGGGCTCGCGGTCTTCCAGCAGCATGTCGCCGGTGTCCAGGCCCTCGTCCATCTGCATGATGGTGATGCCGGTTTCCGCATCCCCGGCTTCAATGGCCCGATGGATCGGGGCCGCACCGCGCCAGCGCGGCAGCAGGGATGCGTGGATGTTCAGGCAGCCCAGACGCGGTTGGGTCAGCACCCAGGCGGGAAGAATGAGGCCGTAGGCGGCGACCACCAGCACGTCCAGCCGGGCCGCTTCCAGCGCCGCACGCCCGGTTTCGGCCTCATCGGCGAACTTGCCGTCCAGGCGGAGACTGCGCGGCTGTGCGACCGGAATGTCATGACGCACCGCCAGTTGCTTGACGGGAGAGGCCTGCAGCTTCATGCCACGGCCGGCTGGCCGGTCCGGCTGGCTCAGCACCAGCGGCACCGTGATGCCGGCGTCCAGCAGCGCCTGCAGGGCCACGGCGGCGAATTCCGGGGTGCCGGCAAAACCGACACGCAGACCCGCGAGCGCTGCACGGTCCACCGCACTCAAGGACTGCACCGCCGGGCCCGCCGACGATGCGGGGCTGGAACCGTTGTGCTCCGTCATCAACGACCCTTTGAGTCTTCGCGTGCTTTTTTCACGAGCTTGGTCTTGATGCGTTCGCGTTTGAGCGGGCTGAGGTATTCCACAAACACCTTGCCGGCCAGATGATCCATCTCATGCTGCACGCAGACGGACAGCAGGCCTTCCGCATCGAACTGGAAGGTGTTGCCGTCGCGGTCCAGGGCCTGCACGGTGACGTGGCGATGGCGCATGACCTTGTCGTAGATCGTCGGGACGGAGAGGCAGCCCTCTTCACCCTCGATGAGCTCGTCAATCGCTCTTGGCCACGAGCTCCGGATTGACCAGAACCAGCGGCTGATTGCGCTCTTCCGAGACATCCATCACGAGAACACGCTCATGCACATCCACCTGAGTGGCGGCCAGGCCCACCCCTTCGGCGGCATACATGGTTTCGAGCATGTCGTCCGCCAATTGACGGATGCGGTCGTCCACCACTGCCACGGGCTGGGCCACAGTGTGCAGGCGAGGATCGGGGTAACGAAGAATGTTGAGTTTCGACATGGTAAGGACGTGTGCGCTTGTGGACACAACACAACGCCGGTTTGTAAGGGCTTGCAAGCGGGGGCGGCTCCCTTCATTGCGGGTACCCCTGAATCTGGGCAGAATCGCCGCCAGCGATGAGTGGATTTTCGCCGATTTGCGAAGACCCGCGATTCGCTCGCATGAAAGCGCCACTGGCCACGAGGGGCCTTCACTACGGCGGGAGAACAAGGAATGACGCAACGGCGGCCGCTGGGCTTGACGACCATTTATGCAGCGCTGCTCGCCGGCGCTCTCATCAGCACGCCTGCAATGGCGGCCGGTGACTACCCCATCACGCCCAAGCAGCGGGATACCGCTCAAAAGGTGGCCCAGGCGGGCGTTCCCCTGTCAGAGCTGGCGCCCAACGCGCCAGACACCTACACCGTCAAGCGTGGCGACACGCTGTGGGGCATCTCCAGCATCTTCCTGAAGTCCCCGTGGCGCTGGCCCGAACTCTGGGGCATGAACAACGACCAGATCCGCAACCCTCACCTGATCTACCCCGGACAGGTGCTGGTGCTGGTGAAGGCTGATGGCCGCGCCCGTCTGCAACTGGGCCGCGAAGTCGGCGGCAGCGGCACCAATGGGGATGTGAAGCTGTCGCCCCGCGTGCGCTCCACCGATCTGAACGACGGCTCCATCTCCTCCATCCCGCAGCATCTGATCGAGCCCTTCCTGAACGAGGCCATCGTCCTCAACACCAACGAGCTGGCCACGGCGCCTCGTGTGGTGGCCGCCCAGGAAAACCGGGTGTGGATGACCAAGGGTGAGCTGGCCTACGCTCGCGGCGAATTCAGTGGCGACACCGAATACCGCATCTTCCGCCAGGCCAAGCCGCTGCTGGACCCGGTGACGAAGGAAGTGCTGGGTTACGAAGCCGCCTACGTGGGCACGGCCGATGTGGTCCGCCCCGGCAGCGGTGCTGGCACGCCGCAAGAAGTGCCCACCACGCTGAAGGTCGGCCTGGTGCGCCAGGAAGTGGGTGTGGGCGACCGTCTGGCGCCGATCCCGGCCCGCGGCTACACCAGCTACATGCCGCATGCCCCGGCCAATCCGGTGGATGGCTTCATCATCTCGGTCTATGGGGACGCCATCAACGCGGGCCAGAACCAGATCGTGGCGCTGAATCGCGGCGCGGCGGACGGCATGGAACGCGGCCACGTGCTGGCCCTGTGGCGTGCGGGTCGTGTGGTCAAGGACACCACCACCGAATCCAAGGACGCCATTCGCCTGCCGGATGAACGCCATGGTTCGCTGTTTGTCTTCCAGGTCTTTGACCGGGTCTCCTACGCCCTGGTCCTGACCGTGCAGGAACCGGTCACCACCGGCGACCGCTTCACCCAGCCCTAGCATGGGCTGAGGCTGACCCCGACGCAGGACAGCGATGCAGCACGAGGACCTCCGGACCTGGCTGCATCTGCTGGACAGCGTCGGCCGCGCCGCCGCCCGGCGGCTGCTGACCCGCCACGGCGACCCTGCGGCAGTGCTCAAGGCGGGGCCCCGCCGGCTGGACCGGCCTGGTGACCGCCGCCGAGCAACAACGTCTTCGCGACGGCCCTCCCAAGCTGGAACAGACCTGGCGCCGAACGATGGCGTGGCTGGAGGGCACTGAGTCAGGCTCCGCCTCCTCACCGGCGTCCCGCAGCCTGCTGCTGCTGGGTGACCCCGACTATCCCACGGCCCTGCTCAACACCGCCGACCCACCCTTGCTGCTGCACCTGGAGGGGCGACGCGAGTTGCTGCAGCACCGCTCGGTGGCCGTGGTGGGCAGCCGCCACCCCACGCCGCAAGGTGAGGACAACGCCCGTCAGTTTGCTGCGGGTCTGGGGGAGGCAGGCTTCTGTGTGGTGTCGGGTCTGGCCGCCGGCATCGACGGCGCCGCCCATGAGGCCGCGCTGAACACCGCTGGCGGCACCATGGCCGTGCTGGGCACAGGCCTGGATCAGGTCTATCCCCTGGCCCACGAAGCACTGGCCCGGCACATCGGGCGACGCGGGTTGTTGATCAGCGAATTCTTCATCGGCACGCCGCCGCTGGCACCGAATTTCCCGCAGCGCAATCGCATCATTGCCGGTCTCACAGAAGGCTGCCTGGTGGTGGAAGCGGCGGTGAAATCAGGCTCCCTGATCACCGCGCGCATGGCCAGCGAGGCGGGCCGCGAGGTGTTTGCCATTCCTGGCTCCATTCACGCGCCACAGTCGCGGGGCTGCCACCATCTGCTCAAGCAGGGCGCCTGCCTGGTTCAGACCCTGGAGGACCTGCTGTGTGAACTGCCGCCGATGAACGCGGCGGCTGGCGCGCAAGCGGAGTCCGCGCTCACCTCCGTTTCTTCGCCCACCACGGCCGCCCCCGCAAGCCGTGGATCGACCCAGGACAGTGCGGCCGAACCCCGGCATCCCCTCCTGCGCGCCCTGGGCCACGACCCCTTGTCGCTGGAGCAATTGAGCCAACGCACCGGCTGGCCGATAGACGAGTT
This genomic window contains:
- a CDS encoding AzlD domain-containing protein: MSGWETVLGIAGMALITVLTRAFFLIPEREVPMPGWLRDGLRYAPLAALAAVIVPEIVMTQGELISTWKDARLYAVAAGTAYFFWKRGILGTIVSGTVVMLALRIGLGW
- a CDS encoding AzlC family ABC transporter permease: MAELLPAHWRHPEFRQGAKDMLGITLGISAWGLVTGVAMVKSGLSVWMALFMSLVVFAGSSQLASLPLIASGAPLWVLWATSFCVNLRFVIFSTQWRHYLAPLPRGQRLWMAYFAADLNYVAFLKRFPDMTSDPERQVPYFWGGVAINWCAWQVPAIAGIFLADRIPTHWGLGFAGVLALLGLSYSLLGNRTTWVSAAVAACAAVAAYGLPLRLNILVAIAAAVAAGLMMERWPPGTSRNAGHGGQA
- a CDS encoding head GIN domain-containing protein, with product MNKTARRYTGRSTRRFVAFTLLGLAAAGSAHAWSWTFGGSQRVEGNGTVTSEKRDTGSFEAVALSSSFRVVVRQADTDKVEVRTDSNLQPYLETRVVEGRQGRTLEISSKRGYQLNSSSTPVITLELRQLRGVSISGSGEIRVENMKVSGTLDASIAGSGDIRLSGVEADRVGLRVSGSGDIVANGKAGALGVSVTGSGDVKARELAVDDAKVSIAGSGDVTVQARRRLDVSIAGSGDVGYVGSPEISLSNAGSGSVRRLKD
- the htpX gene encoding zinc metalloprotease HtpX, yielding MFNLMKTAILMAAITALFVVIGSVIGGQQGMVIALVFALAMNFFSYWFSDKMVLKMYNAQEVDEASAPQFYRMVRELAQRAQLPMPRVYLIQEDAPNAFATGRNPEHAAVAATTGILRVLSERELRGVMAHELAHVKHRDILISTISATMAGAISALANFAVFFSGRDSEGRPSNPLVGLLVAILAPIAAGLIQMAISRAREFEADRGGAEISGDPQALASALDKIHRYAQGIPLEATERHPETAQMMIMNPLSGGGLRGLFSTHPATEERIARLMAMVRR
- the fmt gene encoding methionyl-tRNA formyltransferase translates to MRVGFAGTPEFAAVALQALLDAGITVPLVLSQPDRPAGRGMKLQASPVKQLAVRHDIPVAQPRSLRLDGKFADEAETGRAALEAARLDVLVVAAYGLILPAWVLTQPRLGCLNIHASLLPRWRGAAPIHRAIEAGDAETGITIMQMDEGLDTGDMLLEDREPIAADDTTARLHDRLAAMGGRLILTALAQAATGRLQPRRQPEAGVTYAHKIDKAESQIRWTDDASQIARRLRAFDPFPGGVAQLDEESLKIWRAEVVASVDALPASTQPGDILSVTAEGPVVACGQGAVRLLELQRAGGKRLPAAAFLQSRPLRPGERLS
- a CDS encoding LysM peptidoglycan-binding domain-containing protein, with translation MTQRRPLGLTTIYAALLAGALISTPAMAAGDYPITPKQRDTAQKVAQAGVPLSELAPNAPDTYTVKRGDTLWGISSIFLKSPWRWPELWGMNNDQIRNPHLIYPGQVLVLVKADGRARLQLGREVGGSGTNGDVKLSPRVRSTDLNDGSISSIPQHLIEPFLNEAIVLNTNELATAPRVVAAQENRVWMTKGELAYARGEFSGDTEYRIFRQAKPLLDPVTKEVLGYEAAYVGTADVVRPGSGAGTPQEVPTTLKVGLVRQEVGVGDRLAPIPARGYTSYMPHAPANPVDGFIISVYGDAINAGQNQIVALNRGAADGMERGHVLALWRAGRVVKDTTTESKDAIRLPDERHGSLFVFQVFDRVSYALVLTVQEPVTTGDRFTQP
- the dprA gene encoding DNA-processing protein DprA, whose translation is MTAAEQQRLRDGPPKLEQTWRRTMAWLEGTESGSASSPASRSLLLLGDPDYPTALLNTADPPLLLHLEGRRELLQHRSVAVVGSRHPTPQGEDNARQFAAGLGEAGFCVVSGLAAGIDGAAHEAALNTAGGTMAVLGTGLDQVYPLAHEALARHIGRRGLLISEFFIGTPPLAPNFPQRNRIIAGLTEGCLVVEAAVKSGSLITARMASEAGREVFAIPGSIHAPQSRGCHHLLKQGACLVQTLEDLLCELPPMNAAAGAQAESALTSVSSPTTAAPASRGSTQDSAAEPRHPLLRALGHDPLSLEQLSQRTGWPIDELSAALLDLELQGAVARLPGARFQRRVRA